Proteins from a single region of Anaerolineae bacterium:
- a CDS encoding tetratricopeptide repeat protein: protein MAKKCFVISPIGDEGSPVREEADTLLDLVITPALEPVGFEVIRVDRLKGAKAITNEIIQLIQDSELCIIVLTGHNPNVYYEMGRRHETGKPYIHLIRKGDPIPFDVAPIRTIMYDDISQARVAHAVQKEIVSFVREIEESSDAPYGRRGTGVSLATLAAAIDRIERKLSQVATPSIAGADQPDDDLLGNPYERFQRALDRGDLRVMVALLPRLEMVFGPSPKLLSSAAVVAQAGVEVGVDVVYRLLNDNLTAFTDVEDIIFATASMVDYYGMVDREEEAIPKIEPLIGKILELDQIKASAEIQAWFLNQLAKLYFGKGDFAAAIQIGERVLKLVPDDPSYIVNLSIDYEMDGRIADAIDMVDKLMQTDTQNPAHLNQAVDVYVKAGRRDEARLAYDRLRQIDPDRAKRALQYGDNAKVLLSQ, encoded by the coding sequence ATGGCTAAGAAGTGCTTTGTGATCTCCCCCATTGGCGACGAAGGCTCACCGGTACGAGAAGAAGCCGATACCCTCCTCGATCTGGTCATCACCCCGGCGCTTGAGCCTGTCGGGTTTGAGGTGATCCGCGTGGATCGGCTCAAGGGAGCCAAGGCGATCACGAATGAGATCATTCAGCTCATTCAGGATTCCGAGTTATGCATTATCGTCCTGACGGGACACAACCCGAATGTCTACTACGAAATGGGTCGCCGCCACGAGACAGGCAAGCCTTACATTCACCTGATTCGCAAAGGCGATCCAATCCCCTTTGATGTCGCCCCTATCAGAACCATCATGTATGACGATATCTCCCAGGCACGGGTTGCCCATGCAGTACAGAAGGAAATTGTCTCCTTTGTCAGGGAGATCGAGGAAAGCAGTGATGCTCCTTATGGTCGCCGCGGCACAGGCGTCTCGCTGGCCACACTGGCGGCGGCGATCGACCGCATCGAGCGGAAGCTGTCGCAGGTGGCGACGCCCTCAATTGCCGGGGCGGATCAACCCGATGACGATCTGCTGGGTAACCCGTACGAACGATTCCAGCGGGCGCTGGACCGGGGCGATCTCCGGGTGATGGTGGCGCTCCTTCCCCGCCTTGAAATGGTCTTCGGCCCAAGCCCCAAGTTGCTCAGTTCGGCGGCAGTGGTGGCACAGGCGGGAGTCGAAGTTGGGGTTGACGTTGTGTATCGGCTGCTCAACGACAATCTGACTGCCTTCACCGACGTTGAAGACATCATCTTCGCCACGGCGTCGATGGTAGATTACTACGGGATGGTCGATCGGGAAGAAGAGGCCATCCCCAAGATAGAACCGCTTATCGGCAAGATTCTGGAGCTTGACCAGATCAAGGCCAGCGCCGAGATACAGGCCTGGTTCCTTAACCAGCTCGCAAAGCTGTATTTTGGCAAAGGGGACTTTGCGGCAGCTATCCAGATCGGCGAACGTGTCCTCAAGCTGGTACCTGATGATCCGTCTTACATCGTTAACCTGTCCATCGATTATGAAATGGATGGTCGAATCGCTGACGCCATTGACATGGTGGACAAGCTCATGCAAACCGACACACAGAATCCCGCTCACCTGAACCAGGCCGTCGACGTGTATGTCAAGGCCGGCAGACGCGACGAGGCCCGGCTGGCCTATGACCGGTTGCGCCAGATCGACCCGGATCGCGCCAAGCGGGCTTTGCAGTACGGTGACAACGCTAAGGTACTCCTGAGTCAATAA